In Pseudomonas sp. ADAK2, the genomic window CAACAAAAATCCCGACTCAGAAACGCAAAAGCCCCGATCAATGTGACCGGGGCTTTTTGTTTTTACAGCGCTAATCAGTCGCGCAAATCAGACTCATGAACCGGCTGATCCCGATGGGTCGCCCGCTGATACTGCGCCGGCCACACCGCTTTGCGCCCACCCAGATCATCATCGGCATGCAGCGGCCAGTACGGATCGCGCAACAGCTCCCGAGCCAGGAAGATGATGTCGGCCTGACAGGTCCGCAGGATGTGCTCAGCCTGCGCAGGTTCGGTAATCATGCCCACGGTGCCCGTGGCGATGCCTGACTCCTTACGCACGCGCTCAGCGAAGCGGGTCTGATAACCCGGCCCTGTAGGAATTTCCGCATTGGCCGCGGTGCCACCTGAAGAGACGTCGATCAAATCCACGCCCAGATCCTTGAGGCGTCGCGCCAGTTCCACGGTTTCATCCGGGTTCCAGCCGTCTTCCACCCAGTCGGTGGCCGACACTCGCACAAACAGCGGCAACTCCTCAGGCCAGACCGCGCGCACCGCTTCGGTGACTTGCAGCACCAGGCGAATGCGGTTTTCGAACGAGCCGCCGTATTGATCGCGTCGCTGATTGCTCAATGGCGAAAGGAACTGGTGCAACAGATAACCGTGGGCGGCATGGATCTCGACCACTTTGAAACCGGCAGTCAGTGCGCGTTTGGCCGAATCGACAAACGCCTGGATGACTTCAGCGATTTGCGCTTCGTCGAGTTGCTTGGGCGGGGTGTGCTGTGGATCGAAAGCAATCGGCGAAGGCCCGACCGGGGTCCAGCCGCCGTCTTCGGGTTTGAGGCTGCCGTGCTTGCCGATCCACGGGCGATGGGTGCTGGCCTTGCGCCCGGCGTGGGCCAGTTGAATGCCGGCGACCGCGCCTTGGGCGGCGATAAAACGGGTGATGCGTTGCAGCGGTTCGATCTGTTCGTCATTCCACAGGCCGAGGTCTTCGGCGGTGATACGGCCATCGGCAGTGACCGCCGTGGCTTCGGTAAAAATCAGACCGGCCCCGCCGACCGCGCGACTGCCGAGGTGAACCAGGTGCCAGTCATTGGCCAGGCCATCGACGCTGGAGTACTGGCACATTGGCGACACGGCAATGCGGTTGAGCAGGGTCAATTGGCGAAGGGTATAGGGTTCAAGCAGCAGACTCATGGGGCACCTCTCGAATCAGTGGGCAGGCTCCAGGGTTCTGTTTGAAAAGTCGACGAGTGACAAGAAAAAGGTGCAACACCCGCCCCCGCGGGTAAAAAATTCGACAAGACGTCACAAGGCCAATCAAGCAGTGCTTAGAGCCTAGTCGACAACGGGGGATGAGGGAGGGTTCAGAGGGATTCGGTGTCAGAAAAATCGCTTTCGCGGGCAAGCCTCGCTCCTGCGGGTTTGGCGTCCGAATGATTGGCGCACGCCACAAATCCTGTAGGAGCAAGGCTTGCCCGCGAAGGGCTTAACGCGGTTCGATATGGGCAATCATCAACTGCACCGTCTCATTCCCGCGAAACTCGTTGAGATCGAGTTTGTAGGCCAATTCCACCCATTTGATGGTCGGATTCGGCCAGATATCGCGGTCAATGCCAAAGGCAATGCCATCGAGCTTCACCGAACCACATTCACTTCTGAGCACCACTTTCAGGTGCCGCTCGCCGACCACCCGCTGCTCGACCAACTGGAACACCCCGTGGAACAACGGCTCCGGGAAGTGCTGCCCCCAAGGCCCGGCATGGCGCAGGGCGCGGGCCAGTTCCAGGTGGAATTCCTCGACCGCCAACGTGCCGTCCGACAGCAGGCGCCCGGTCAGGTCTTCTTCGCGCAATTGCCGACGCACTTCAGCGTCAAAGGCTTCGGCGAACAGCGGGAAATTCGCTTCCGGCAAGGTCAGACCAGCCGCCATCGCGTGACCGCCGTATTTGCTGATCAGGTTCGGATGCTGCGCCGCCACCACGCTCAAGGCGTCGCGAATATGAAAGCCCTGCACCGAACGTCCCGAGCCCTTGAGCAAACCATCGCCGGCATCGGCAAAGGCAATGGTCGGGCGGAAATAACGCTCTTTCATCCGTGACGCGAGGATGCCGATGACGCCCTGGTGCCATTCCGGATCGAACAGGCACAAGCCGAACGGCATCGACTCCACCGGCAAATCCTTGAGCTGGGCCAGCGCTTCACGCTGCATGCCCTGCTCAATGGATTTGCGGTCCTGGTTCATGCCGTCGAGTTGGCCGGCCATTTCCCGGGCGAGGCCGGCGTCTTCCGTGAGCAGGCATTCGATGCCCAGGCTCATGTCATCCAGGCGCCCGGCTGCGTTCAAGCGAGGACCGACGATGAAACCCAAATCGGTAGAGGTGATGCGCGCAGGTTCACGCTTGGCTACTTCGAGGATCGCCTTGATCCCCGGCCGCGCGCGCCCGGCGCGAATTCGTTCCAGGCCCTGATGCACGAGGATCCGATTGTTGGCATCCAGCGGCACCACGTCGGCGACGCTGCCCAGCGCCACCAGATCGAGCAATTCGCCGATGTTCGGCTGCGGCTTGCTTTCATACCAGCCGAGGCTGCGCAAACGCGCGCGCAGGGCCATCAGCACATAAAAGATCACGCCGACGCCGGCCAGCGCCTTGCTCGGGAACTCGCACCCAGGCTGGTTCGGGTTGACGATGGCATCGGCCAGCGGCAGTTCATCGCCGGGCAAGTGGTGATCGGTGACCAGCACCTTGAGCCCGGCCTTCTTCGCCGCCGCCACGCCTTCGACGCTGGAGATGCCGTTGTCCACGGTGATCAGCAATTGCGGGGTGCGGGTCAGCGCCACTTCGACGATTTCCGGGGTCAGACCGTAGCCATATTCGAAACGGTTCGGCACCAGGTAATCGACGTGCGCCGCGCCCAGCAAGCGCAAACCGAGCACACCGACGGTGCTGGCGGTCGCGCCATCAGCATCGAAGTCGCCGACGATCAGAATGCGCTGACGCTGTTCCAGCGCCGTCACCAGCAGGCCCACCGCCGCATCGATGCCCTTGAGCTGCTGGAAGGGGATCAGCCGTGCCAGGCTCTTATCCAGTTCAGCCTCGGTCTGCACGCCCCGCGCCGCATACAGGCGGGTCAACAGCGGCGGCAGATCACCGAGGAATGGCAGGGTGTCGGGCAACAGGCGAGGTTCGATGCGCATGGGGTGACAGGTGCTTCTCTTGAATACGTAGGATAAAACCGGGTGAAACGGGAAAGCGGCGAAAAATCAGCCGCGTTCGCCGCTCAGCCACTGCAACTGCACTTCGTGCTGACCACGGTCGTCGGTGACGAAAATCGTCCCTTCGCTGATCATCACGTCCCACTTGATAACGCGGGGCATGTCTTTGGCGAGGGTTTCCAGGATGTCCTGAGGCACGGCGGCGATGTGCACGTTTTTCAAGTTCTTGATCGCCGGGATCACTTTGGTTTCCCAGACCCGCAGGCTGCCGTAGGCCAGCAGGCTGGTGCGCTCGGTGCGGCGCGAGCACCAGGTCAGGCGATCAGCGTCCGGCTGGCCGACTTCGATCCAGTGCAGGACACGGTCATCCAGGCTCTTTTCCCACAGGGCTGGTTCATCCACGTCTGACAGACCACGCCCGAACGACAGTTGCTCGTTGTACCAGAAGGCGTAGGCCAGCAGCCGCACGGTCATGCGCTCTTCGGTTTCCGAAGGGTGACGGGCGATGGTCTGCTTCACGCTCTCGTACACACTGCGGTCGAGGTCGGTAAGGTTCAGTTCAAACTTGTAGGTCGTGGACGGCTGGGCCATGAACGGGCTTCTTGATACGAGGAAAGGCGGCAAGTCTAACCGATGCAACAGGCAATCAGAGCATTGACGACCATCAACTTTGGGCGACTGACACGCGGCTATGTTAAAACGCACTATTCACACGTCTTTGTCCTACAGGATCGCGCATGCCATTCACCGGAAAACCGCTCTCAGGTCTGAAAGTCATCGAATTGGGTACGTTGATCGCCGGGCCGTTTGCCTCGCGCATTTGCGGCGAGTTCGGCGCTGAAGTGATCAAGATCGAATCCCCGGACGGCGGCGACCCGTTGCGCAAATGGCGCAAGTTATATGAAGGCACCTCGCTGTGGTGGTTCGTCCAGGCGCGCAACAAAAAGTCCCTGACGTTGAACCTCAAGCACCCCGACGGCCTGGCGATCCTGAAACAACTGCTCAGCGAAGCCGACATCCTGATCGAGAATTTTCGCCCTGGTGTGTTGGAAAAGCTCGGCCTGGGGTGGGAAGTTTTACATGCCCTGAACCCGAAACTGGTGATGGTGCGTCTGTCGGGTTTCGGCCAGACCGGGCCGATGAAAGATCAACCGGGGTTTGGCGCGGTCGGTGAATCCATGGGCGGCTTGCGCTACATCACCGGCTTCGAAGACCGACCGCCGGTGCGCACCGGGATTTCCATCGGCGACTCGATTGCGGCGCTGTGGGGCGTGATCGGCGCGCTGATGGCCTTGCGTCATCGCGAAGTCAACGGCGGTCTGGGCCAAGTGGTGGACGTGGCGCTGTATGAGGCGATTTTCGCCATGATGGAAAGCATGGTGCCGGAGTTCGATGTGTTCGGTTTTATCCGCGAGCGCACCGGCAACATCATGCCGGGCATCACACCCTCCTCCATCCACACCAGCGCCGACGGCAAGCACGTGCAGATCGGCGCCAATGGCGATGCGATTTTCAAGCGCTTCATGCTGATCATCGGTCGCGAAGACCTGGCCAACGATCCGGTACTGGCGAGCAACGATGGCCGTGACAGCCGGCGCGATGAGATCTACGGGGTGATCGATCGCTGGGTCAACTCGCTGCCGCTCGACAGCGTGATCGCGCAATTGAACCAGGCCGACGTGCCGGCCAGCCGGATCTTCAGTGCTGAAGACATGTTCAGCGATCCGCAGTACCTGGCCCGGGAGATGTTCCTGCACGCCAAGCTGCCGGATGGCAAGGACTTCAAGATGCCGGGGATCGTGCCGAAACTCTCTGAGACACCCGGCACCTCCGAATGGGTCGGACCGCAGTTGGGTGAACACAATGCGCAGGTGCTCAACGATCTTGGCTATGACAAGGAACAGATCGCAAAGCTGCGTGAAGACGGGGCCATTTAAGCTGAAGCGCCTGCTTTCAGTCTTCATCAAACGTGTCAGCTGCGGGTATGCGCTGGCGTTATTGTTGCTCGGATTAAGCTCAACCGTTTGGGCTCAACCAAAAGAGACGCTGATCTGGTTGCTGCGCGATTTGCCGCCACTGACCATTTTCGAAGGCCCGGAAAAAGGCCAAGGGGTGGTCGATCAGTTGATGCCGCTGTTGATCGCCGGGATGCCGCAATACGCTCACACACGGATGCGGGTCAATCGCGCCCGTGGCATGCAGATGCTTCGCGAAGAGTCCTTCACCTGCGATCCCTCGCTGATCTGGAGCAAGGAACGGGAACAGTGGATTGCGTTTTCGATTCCGGTGTTTCGCGCCGTCAGCAATGGCCTGGCTGTGCGGCAGGAAGATCGACCGGAACTGAAACCTTTTTTGGTGAATGGTGAAGTCGATCTGGCGGCATTGCTGGCCAATGGCAGCAAGAAGCTCGGTGCGGTGGCCGAGCGCAGTTATGGGCAGTTTGTCGATGCCGAATTGAAACAGGCGCCCGCCAATACGCTGACTCTTCATTATGGCAACGACGCACTCGGCAGCCTGTTACAGATGCAGCGCCTGGGGCGGTTGCTGGGAGTCTTGGGTTACTGGCCGGAGATTCGCTACCTGGCCCAACAGGAACAGATTGCCGACAACGAGCTGGTGTTCTATCCGGTCAGGGGCGCGGCCAAGTACATTTCCACCTACATCGGCTGCTCCAATACGGCCCAGGGTCGGCAAGCCATCAGCGAGATCAATCAGCTGTTGCGCACCCTGCCCCACGAGCGCCTGGCCCAGGCTTATGCGAAATGGCTCGATCCACAGCGGCGCGGCGATTACCTGGAGCAAGCCAAGGCCTTTTTCGAACAACAGACCGGACAATGATAAATTTTTGGCAAAAAGAAACCCCGAGAAGTGGGGAGACGACTCGGGGTTAAACGTGGCCTACATAAAGACCAGTGGCAGCAAGCTACAAGCACCGGAGCACAATGCTTGATCCTGCTGTTACATGGTCTGACGACCTTGGCGCAGGAAGGTTCCCACGAAAAGGCAATTCAATTGCGATTGGCCAGGATCTTGTCCTGGGCCGCATTGCGCAACGCCGCGATCACACAGGGCTCCAGGCGTCCTTCAGCGATCAGCACATCGCGGTGCAATCCGTCGACGACATCCGTCAGCTGCCACTTGTCGCGCAACTGCGCCTGGTTGAACGCACGCTCAACGACAATGGCGCCAGCCGCATTCTTCAAGGTCACCAGGCATTCGCCATGGGCACCCGACGGGGTCAACGAAACTTGATACGGGCTCAGAGCCTCGCCGAGCAATAGGCTGATACTTTCCATCTCGCGATCACCACTCAATAGTCCGAAAACAAAGTGCCTGGGAGGGCGTGTCTACAGTTAATGACCCCTGGCCCGAGAAGAAAGTTCTGAATACCGCAAGGCAGCGGTACCGGCGTCTCGGGGGAAATTGAGCATGCACCGCAAAGATGACAAGGAAAAAACAGCCGGTTTCACGCCCGGGCTTGCAGCATCGATTCCAGCAGATAGACATCCAGCAGCCTGCGCATCAACACCGCGGAGACGGGTGTATGCAAGTGCCCTAGGAGTTTCACGTCGTTGTCCGCCAGCATGGCCGTCACGTCCGACATGACGCTCGACGCCACGTTGCCAAGCAGGATCAACGCCCGCGCCTCGCGGTGTTCCGCCAGATGCCGCACCAGTGCCAAACCATCGCCGCCCTTGAGTTGTGGGTCGCAGAAAGCGATGTCGACCGTGCCCCGGCGTCCCAGGGAACGCAGTGCCGCCGACATCGACGGCGCCGTCAGCACGTCGTAGACACCGATGGCGTTGAGCATTTGGTGCAACGCCATCATCTGGAAAGGATTGTGTTCAAGAATCAGGATTTTGAGCGTGCGCATAGGCGACCTCTGGAACGACACTCGCGGACTTTCACCGCAGTTGTCGAACACTCTAGGACAGCCTCCTTCAGCCTCCCATCGGAAAAGGAGCCGCACCCCATAGGACAATTCCTAAACTCGCGCAGCCCCCCGGCAGTTACACGCCCCTCTGCGCTGATCGATATCGGTCCACCCGCCAAGCAGCCCCCGCAACTGCCCGTCGGCGCTGTAAAACGGGACGGTCCACTGATAGATGTCCCTGACGCCGCCGTTGAATCGTAACTGACGCTGACTGAACCGGGTTTTACGCGTACTCAACTGGACCATGAACTCGGCATGCAACATCTGCGCGGTCTCCCGGGGCAAGACGTCGACTTCGATCAGTTGGCGCCCCTGAACCTGGTCGAAGCGGGTCGATAAACCCTCCTCATAACTTTTGTTGCACATGATCAGCCGTCCCTGCAGATCACGAACGAACACCGGGTCGGGCATCGCATCAATCAACGCATGCTGAAAGGCGAGTTGGTCACTGAGGTCTTTTTCGGCGTCCAGGCGTTGCTTGACCAACGCGGCGAGTCGTCGGTTCCAGAGCAAGGACAGCAGGCCGAACAGGCTGACGAAAAACATGCCCCAGCAGCCCCACTGAGTCACGCGTTGCCAGAAGGTAAGCGCTGGCTTGGGGGCCACACCGTCGAGCCACTTCAGGCGAATGGCCCGCAACTCGGCCGGTGGAAAGGCTTCAAGCGCCTTGTTGAGAATACTCAGCAACTGTGGCTGCCCTTTGCGCACGGCCAAGTGGTCAGCCTCCCACGACCCCTCCACGGTATGTCCTACCTTCAACTGCCCGATCGGATAGAGCTGCGCCCCGGTTTCATTCTCGATGGTGGCGTATGCCTCGCCGCTTTCAACCAGTGCCCGAGCCTCGGCATAGGTCTTGACCGAGCGCAGCTCGATGGCCGGATAGTCCCGGCGAATGGTTTCCTCCATGGCATGCCTGGCCGGCAATACCAGCACCCGTTTCGACAGCTGTTCCAGGGATTGCAACAGCGGCGCCCCGGCCCGCCCGACCAGAACCCAGGCAGAACCGCCAAACGCATGGCTGAAATCCAGGAACTGCTTGCGCTCGTCATTGAACGCCAGCGTTGTGCTCATGTCCGCCGTACCGCTTTCCAGGCGCCCGAGCAATTGATCGGTGGAGAACGATTCCTCATGGACGAAATGCAACCCCGTCATTGCGCTGATGCGGTTGAGCACATCATTGTTCAGGCCGCTCCAATGACCGTGCTCGTCCTTGAACAGGTACAGCGGGTACTGCGTCGACGCGACGATGACCTTCGGGTGCGCGCGTAGCCATTGTCGCTCTTCGGCATCCAACTCAATGACATCGACATTCACGGACTCGGTGGACTCATGAGCCACTAATTGTGCGGCCAGCGTGCACTGGCCAAGACCCAGAACGCTCAACAAAAAAAGCCAG contains:
- a CDS encoding NADH:flavin oxidoreductase/NADH oxidase, translated to MSLLLEPYTLRQLTLLNRIAVSPMCQYSSVDGLANDWHLVHLGSRAVGGAGLIFTEATAVTADGRITAEDLGLWNDEQIEPLQRITRFIAAQGAVAGIQLAHAGRKASTHRPWIGKHGSLKPEDGGWTPVGPSPIAFDPQHTPPKQLDEAQIAEVIQAFVDSAKRALTAGFKVVEIHAAHGYLLHQFLSPLSNQRRDQYGGSFENRIRLVLQVTEAVRAVWPEELPLFVRVSATDWVEDGWNPDETVELARRLKDLGVDLIDVSSGGTAANAEIPTGPGYQTRFAERVRKESGIATGTVGMITEPAQAEHILRTCQADIIFLARELLRDPYWPLHADDDLGGRKAVWPAQYQRATHRDQPVHESDLRD
- a CDS encoding DUF3509 domain-containing protein, encoding MESISLLLGEALSPYQVSLTPSGAHGECLVTLKNAAGAIVVERAFNQAQLRDKWQLTDVVDGLHRDVLIAEGRLEPCVIAALRNAAQDKILANRN
- a CDS encoding TIGR02285 family protein — translated: MTRNRSQSCVKTGPFKLKRLLSVFIKRVSCGYALALLLLGLSSTVWAQPKETLIWLLRDLPPLTIFEGPEKGQGVVDQLMPLLIAGMPQYAHTRMRVNRARGMQMLREESFTCDPSLIWSKEREQWIAFSIPVFRAVSNGLAVRQEDRPELKPFLVNGEVDLAALLANGSKKLGAVAERSYGQFVDAELKQAPANTLTLHYGNDALGSLLQMQRLGRLLGVLGYWPEIRYLAQQEQIADNELVFYPVRGAAKYISTYIGCSNTAQGRQAISEINQLLRTLPHERLAQAYAKWLDPQRRGDYLEQAKAFFEQQTGQ
- a CDS encoding response regulator, yielding MRTLKILILEHNPFQMMALHQMLNAIGVYDVLTAPSMSAALRSLGRRGTVDIAFCDPQLKGGDGLALVRHLAEHREARALILLGNVASSVMSDVTAMLADNDVKLLGHLHTPVSAVLMRRLLDVYLLESMLQARA
- a CDS encoding CaiB/BaiF CoA transferase family protein, encoding MPFTGKPLSGLKVIELGTLIAGPFASRICGEFGAEVIKIESPDGGDPLRKWRKLYEGTSLWWFVQARNKKSLTLNLKHPDGLAILKQLLSEADILIENFRPGVLEKLGLGWEVLHALNPKLVMVRLSGFGQTGPMKDQPGFGAVGESMGGLRYITGFEDRPPVRTGISIGDSIAALWGVIGALMALRHREVNGGLGQVVDVALYEAIFAMMESMVPEFDVFGFIRERTGNIMPGITPSSIHTSADGKHVQIGANGDAIFKRFMLIIGREDLANDPVLASNDGRDSRRDEIYGVIDRWVNSLPLDSVIAQLNQADVPASRIFSAEDMFSDPQYLAREMFLHAKLPDGKDFKMPGIVPKLSETPGTSEWVGPQLGEHNAQVLNDLGYDKEQIAKLREDGAI
- a CDS encoding transporter substrate-binding domain-containing protein, which translates into the protein MLFSRGLKPAVCWLFLLSVLGLGQCTLAAQLVAHESTESVNVDVIELDAEERQWLRAHPKVIVASTQYPLYLFKDEHGHWSGLNNDVLNRISAMTGLHFVHEESFSTDQLLGRLESGTADMSTTLAFNDERKQFLDFSHAFGGSAWVLVGRAGAPLLQSLEQLSKRVLVLPARHAMEETIRRDYPAIELRSVKTYAEARALVESGEAYATIENETGAQLYPIGQLKVGHTVEGSWEADHLAVRKGQPQLLSILNKALEAFPPAELRAIRLKWLDGVAPKPALTFWQRVTQWGCWGMFFVSLFGLLSLLWNRRLAALVKQRLDAEKDLSDQLAFQHALIDAMPDPVFVRDLQGRLIMCNKSYEEGLSTRFDQVQGRQLIEVDVLPRETAQMLHAEFMVQLSTRKTRFSQRQLRFNGGVRDIYQWTVPFYSADGQLRGLLGGWTDIDQRRGACNCRGAARV
- a CDS encoding YaeQ family protein, encoding MAQPSTTYKFELNLTDLDRSVYESVKQTIARHPSETEERMTVRLLAYAFWYNEQLSFGRGLSDVDEPALWEKSLDDRVLHWIEVGQPDADRLTWCSRRTERTSLLAYGSLRVWETKVIPAIKNLKNVHIAAVPQDILETLAKDMPRVIKWDVMISEGTIFVTDDRGQHEVQLQWLSGERG
- the recJ gene encoding single-stranded-DNA-specific exonuclease RecJ translates to MRIEPRLLPDTLPFLGDLPPLLTRLYAARGVQTEAELDKSLARLIPFQQLKGIDAAVGLLVTALEQRQRILIVGDFDADGATASTVGVLGLRLLGAAHVDYLVPNRFEYGYGLTPEIVEVALTRTPQLLITVDNGISSVEGVAAAKKAGLKVLVTDHHLPGDELPLADAIVNPNQPGCEFPSKALAGVGVIFYVLMALRARLRSLGWYESKPQPNIGELLDLVALGSVADVVPLDANNRILVHQGLERIRAGRARPGIKAILEVAKREPARITSTDLGFIVGPRLNAAGRLDDMSLGIECLLTEDAGLAREMAGQLDGMNQDRKSIEQGMQREALAQLKDLPVESMPFGLCLFDPEWHQGVIGILASRMKERYFRPTIAFADAGDGLLKGSGRSVQGFHIRDALSVVAAQHPNLISKYGGHAMAAGLTLPEANFPLFAEAFDAEVRRQLREEDLTGRLLSDGTLAVEEFHLELARALRHAGPWGQHFPEPLFHGVFQLVEQRVVGERHLKVVLRSECGSVKLDGIAFGIDRDIWPNPTIKWVELAYKLDLNEFRGNETVQLMIAHIEPR